From Campylobacter upsaliensis, the proteins below share one genomic window:
- a CDS encoding sulfate adenylyltransferase: MKSVRKNKSIKINSSEFGILSLIKEGLLGSCSRLMSEKESKQILKTGKFKNESFPYPLSFAPSDCSILKDLKSKDLLELELNGEIVGHIIYQDKFKDDKNFINIFNPNICPLNNENSFYIYGEIELYRNELSFYKQEFNRIKNARNAQKITAIVSSFDPLHRAHERIFRWTIDKADLVVVFLIESYEANGFEFELKEKYLQTFIQNYLPKECIFVFPLKNINIFHAHLNPGLESIIAKSLGCTKLVVGQNHSGLGMFYDANQPKSILDEFSKDYGIETIILPEFVFCDQCKMIVSTRSCPHGTHHHLHYNANSLKDLLRAGIIPPAVFMRKEISSLILSALFPQRLKNLQQLYQNLFPTDGILEDKSDEEFYQKLLEVHQMTYMV, translated from the coding sequence ATGAAATCAGTAAGAAAAAATAAAAGCATTAAGATTAATTCTAGTGAATTTGGCATACTTTCACTCATTAAGGAGGGATTACTAGGCTCTTGCTCACGCTTGATGAGTGAAAAAGAAAGTAAGCAAATTTTAAAAACGGGCAAATTTAAAAATGAAAGTTTTCCATACCCCTTAAGCTTCGCTCCAAGCGATTGTAGTATTTTGAAAGATTTAAAGTCTAAGGATTTGCTAGAGCTTGAATTAAACGGCGAAATTGTAGGGCATATTATTTATCAAGATAAATTCAAAGATGATAAAAATTTTATCAATATTTTTAATCCAAACATCTGCCCACTTAATAATGAAAATAGTTTTTACATCTATGGAGAAATAGAACTCTACCGCAATGAACTCTCCTTTTATAAACAAGAATTTAATCGCATTAAAAACGCACGAAATGCACAAAAAATCACCGCAATTGTTTCAAGCTTTGACCCACTTCATAGAGCACATGAAAGAATTTTTCGCTGGACCATTGATAAGGCTGATTTGGTAGTAGTTTTTCTCATAGAGTCCTATGAAGCAAATGGCTTTGAATTTGAGCTTAAAGAAAAATATTTACAAACTTTTATTCAAAATTATCTGCCAAAAGAATGCATTTTTGTCTTTCCGCTTAAAAATATTAATATTTTTCACGCACACCTAAATCCCGGGCTTGAAAGCATTATCGCAAAAAGTCTTGGCTGCACTAAGCTTGTCGTAGGGCAAAATCATAGCGGTTTGGGTATGTTTTACGATGCTAATCAACCCAAAAGCATTCTTGATGAATTTTCTAAAGATTATGGTATAGAAACGATTATTTTACCAGAATTTGTTTTTTGCGATCAATGCAAAATGATCGTCTCAACACGCTCTTGTCCGCACGGCACACATCATCATTTGCACTATAATGCCAATTCTTTAAAAGATTTACTAAGAGCTGGTATAATCCCTCCTGCTGTTTTTATGCGTAAGGAAATTTCAAGTCTTATCTTAAGCGCACTTTTTCCACAACGCCTTAAAAATTTACAGCAACTTTACCAAAATCTCTTCCCAACAGATGGGATTTTAGAAGATAAAAGCGATGAGGAATTTTACCAAAAACTTTTAGAAGTTCATCAAATGACTTATATGGTGTGA
- a CDS encoding response regulator yields the protein MRVLIIENELYLAQSIAMRLSDLGYSCEIFNSYDELIGQKNYEIVLISSNTPNFLKAVEKFKNNIVILLISYISTDTVSTPLKMGASDYIQKPFMMEELLRKIKHHQDFRHLLLLNSTYQNYIKSRLSAVKLPHFSYKKLKLPLILQTNKQSYADAFAFSYMNECNVELCYVDLSVPNSVDKVMKLDLENKVLFLSHFQILKHNEKEKLLEFVKNKAIIIHTHKICELNFEELGFHCIDFNHDEKDINNNEILTIDEYIKHIILSYQNVFADTELSKKLGISRKSLWEKRKKYEISKKK from the coding sequence ATGCGAGTTTTAATTATAGAAAATGAACTTTACTTAGCACAAAGTATAGCGATGAGGCTAAGTGATTTGGGATATAGTTGCGAAATTTTTAATTCTTATGATGAATTAATAGGGCAAAAAAACTATGAAATTGTTTTAATCTCCTCTAACACGCCAAATTTCTTAAAAGCTGTGGAAAAATTTAAAAACAACATCGTCATTTTGCTTATTTCTTACATTAGCACAGACACCGTTTCCACACCTTTGAAAATGGGGGCAAGCGATTATATACAAAAGCCTTTTATGATGGAAGAATTATTAAGAAAAATCAAACATCATCAAGATTTTAGACATCTTTTATTGCTTAATTCTACTTATCAAAACTATATCAAATCGCGTCTTAGTGCGGTAAAATTACCACATTTTTCATATAAAAAACTCAAACTCCCCCTTATCTTACAAACCAACAAGCAAAGCTACGCAGATGCTTTCGCTTTTTCCTATATGAACGAGTGTAATGTGGAACTTTGTTATGTCGATTTATCTGTGCCAAATTCTGTGGATAAGGTGATGAAGCTTGATTTAGAAAACAAAGTGCTTTTTTTAAGCCATTTTCAAATTTTAAAACATAATGAAAAAGAAAAACTTTTAGAATTTGTCAAAAATAAAGCTATTATTATCCATACACACAAAATTTGCGAACTTAATTTCGAAGAGCTTGGATTTCATTGTATCGATTTTAATCATGATGAAAAGGATATTAATAATAATGAAATTTTAACCATAGATGAATATATCAAGCACATTATTTTAAGCTATCAAAATGTTTTCGCAGACACAGAACTCTCCAAAAAACTTGGAATTTCACGCAAATCCTTATGGGAAAAAAGGAAAAAATATGAAATCAGTAAGAAAAAATAA
- a CDS encoding bifunctional 2-C-methyl-D-erythritol 4-phosphate cytidylyltransferase/2-C-methyl-D-erythritol 2,4-cyclodiphosphate synthase → MSNISLIMLAAGDSTRFNMGVKKQFIRLGDDPLWLFATKNLSSFYSFKKIIVTSSNISYMKKFAKNYEFVQGGASRMQSLKNALDLVESEFVMVSDVARVLISKNLFNRLLENIHNADCITPALKVCDTALYENEQSLQREKIKLIQTPQLSRTALLKKALQTGQEFTDDSTAIAAVGGKIWFVSGEENARKITFKEDLKKLKLPAPSKDIFTGNGFDVHEFGEKRALLLGGVEIHPTIGLKAHSDGDVLAHALSDALLGASSLGDIGELFPDTDLKYKNADSMKLLAQIYTQIRQYGFTCVNIDITILAQKPKIGDFKKEIAKNIAQILDLDEFRVNVKATTTEKLGFIGRSEGIAVQASVNLKYFDWTK, encoded by the coding sequence GTGTCAAATATAAGCTTAATTATGCTCGCAGCTGGAGATTCTACACGCTTTAATATGGGCGTAAAAAAACAATTTATCCGCCTAGGCGATGACCCCCTTTGGCTTTTTGCGACAAAAAATTTAAGCTCTTTTTATTCTTTTAAAAAAATAATTGTTACATCTAGTAACATTTCTTATATGAAAAAATTTGCAAAAAATTACGAATTTGTGCAAGGCGGAGCAAGCAGAATGCAGTCTTTAAAAAACGCTCTTGATTTAGTTGAAAGTGAATTTGTAATGGTAAGTGATGTAGCAAGGGTTTTAATCTCAAAAAATTTATTCAACCGCCTTTTAGAAAATATCCATAATGCAGACTGTATCACACCCGCCTTAAAGGTTTGTGATACCGCACTTTATGAAAATGAACAAAGTTTGCAAAGGGAGAAAATCAAGCTCATACAAACCCCGCAACTCTCCCGCACCGCCCTACTTAAAAAAGCTCTTCAAACAGGACAAGAATTCACAGATGATAGCACGGCTATCGCTGCTGTGGGAGGTAAAATTTGGTTTGTAAGTGGCGAAGAAAATGCGCGTAAAATCACCTTTAAAGAAGATCTTAAAAAGCTTAAGCTTCCTGCCCCTAGCAAGGATATTTTCACCGGAAATGGCTTTGATGTGCATGAATTTGGAGAAAAACGCGCTTTGCTTTTAGGAGGGGTTGAAATCCATCCTACAATAGGATTAAAAGCCCATAGCGATGGCGATGTCTTAGCACACGCTCTTAGCGATGCACTTTTGGGTGCTTCCTCGCTTGGAGATATAGGAGAGCTTTTTCCAGATACAGATTTAAAGTATAAAAATGCCGATTCTATGAAACTTTTAGCCCAAATTTACACGCAAATAAGGCAATACGGCTTCACTTGTGTTAATATCGACATCACAATCCTAGCACAAAAGCCTAAAATTGGCGATTTTAAAAAAGAAATAGCCAAAAATATCGCCCAAATTTTAGACCTTGATGAATTTAGAGTCAATGTCAAAGCCACCACCACAGAAAAGCTAGGATTTATAGGAAGAAGCGAGGGTATAGCCGTGCAAGCAAGTGTGAATTTAAAATATTTTGATTGGACTAAATAA
- a CDS encoding Mrp/NBP35 family ATP-binding protein yields the protein MIEKIKERLARVKYPNFEKDIMSYGFVKEIRADDEKAYIKLEIVAANPSIADTLRKDIDEVLKDLNLKDIKLEILQPQIEEEKSNSKSGKNVAPQVKNFVMVSSGKGGVGKSTTALNLAISMAKMGLKVGIVDADIYGPNIPRMLGEVGTQPEVVGAKLRPILTHGIYMMSMGVLIEEGQGLMWRGAMIMKAVEQLLSDVLWPELDVLFLDMPPGTGDAQITSAQSIPINAGVCVSTPQIVSLDDSKRALDMFQKLHIPIAGVIENMSGFLCPDNGKEYEIFGKGNAKAMAELYGCELLAQIPLEMSVREGGDEGKPVSFYQSESVSAKRYAEAAQKLWDFIQKNGSSDNAAIQPVMNGKSACSS from the coding sequence ATGATAGAAAAGATTAAAGAAAGACTAGCTAGAGTGAAATATCCTAATTTTGAAAAGGATATTATGAGTTATGGCTTTGTCAAAGAAATCAGAGCAGACGATGAAAAGGCTTACATAAAGCTTGAGATAGTCGCCGCAAATCCTAGCATAGCGGATACTTTGAGAAAGGATATTGATGAAGTCTTAAAAGATCTTAATTTAAAGGACATTAAGCTAGAAATTTTACAACCACAAATCGAAGAAGAAAAAAGCAATTCAAAAAGTGGGAAAAATGTCGCTCCACAGGTTAAAAATTTCGTTATGGTTTCAAGTGGTAAGGGAGGTGTGGGTAAAAGCACTACCGCTTTGAATTTGGCTATTTCTATGGCGAAAATGGGCTTAAAGGTGGGTATAGTCGATGCGGACATTTATGGACCTAATATCCCAAGAATGCTAGGAGAAGTCGGCACTCAACCTGAAGTCGTGGGAGCGAAATTAAGACCTATTTTAACACACGGAATTTATATGATGAGTATGGGCGTTTTGATAGAAGAGGGGCAAGGGCTTATGTGGCGTGGAGCGATGATAATGAAAGCGGTGGAGCAGCTTTTAAGCGATGTTTTGTGGCCTGAGCTTGATGTGCTATTTTTAGATATGCCTCCTGGAACGGGCGATGCGCAAATTACCTCCGCACAGAGTATTCCTATTAACGCTGGTGTGTGCGTTTCTACTCCGCAAATTGTTTCTTTAGATGATAGCAAGAGAGCTTTAGATATGTTTCAAAAGCTTCATATCCCCATAGCTGGAGTGATAGAAAATATGAGTGGCTTTTTATGTCCTGATAATGGCAAAGAGTATGAAATTTTTGGCAAGGGTAATGCTAAAGCTATGGCAGAGCTTTACGGCTGTGAGCTTTTAGCACAAATTCCTCTTGAGATGAGTGTAAGAGAGGGTGGCGATGAGGGTAAGCCTGTGAGCTTTTATCAAAGTGAAAGTGTGAGTGCGAAACGCTACGCTGAGGCGGCACAAAAGCTTTGGGATTTTATCCAAAAAAATGGCAGTAGTGATAATGCGGCGATTCAGCCTGTGATGAACGGCAAAAGCGCTTGTTCTAGTTAG
- a CDS encoding replication-associated recombination protein A, with amino-acid sequence MPLTLQLRPQNLDEILGQNDLVEVFKRFIAMQKLPHSLFFGVAGSGKTSFARVVAKEFGLDFYEFDGGNFKLEELRKILENYKNSLYKPLIFIDEIHRLSKTQQEMLLIPMENYRLILIGASTENPYFVLSQGIRSRSMLFHFKALGVEELELLLKKVQKNLNFTLDDDAKDFLLKSGDARSMLNLIEFVLVLEQKHINLKNLKKLRNTTNSEGVSSKDTHYLLASALIKSLRGSDVDAALYYLARLIDGGESADFIARRLVIFASEDIGNADSKALILATSTLEAVKNIGYPEARIILAQCVIYLASAMKSNSSYKAINEALHFVRNNPPLPIPAYLNNNAPQSKDYLYPHDFGGYVEQKYLSQALKFYYSKGIGEEKILLENLRKLKSN; translated from the coding sequence ATGCCTTTAACCTTACAATTACGCCCTCAAAATTTAGATGAAATTTTAGGACAAAATGATTTGGTGGAAGTTTTTAAACGCTTCATTGCGATGCAAAAACTTCCCCATAGTCTCTTTTTTGGCGTAGCTGGCTCTGGTAAAACAAGCTTTGCAAGAGTGGTGGCTAAGGAATTTGGCTTAGATTTTTATGAATTTGATGGAGGAAATTTTAAACTTGAAGAACTAAGAAAAATCTTAGAAAACTATAAAAATAGCCTCTATAAACCCCTCATTTTCATCGATGAGATTCATCGTCTTAGCAAAACCCAACAAGAAATGCTTTTAATCCCTATGGAAAATTATCGTCTTATTTTAATCGGTGCAAGCACGGAAAATCCTTATTTTGTCCTAAGTCAAGGCATAAGAAGTCGTAGTATGCTTTTTCATTTTAAAGCTTTAGGCGTGGAGGAATTAGAGCTTTTGTTAAAAAAAGTGCAAAAAAACCTTAATTTCACGCTTGATGATGATGCTAAGGACTTTTTGCTTAAAAGTGGCGATGCAAGATCTATGCTTAATTTAATCGAATTTGTGCTTGTTTTAGAGCAAAAGCACATTAATCTTAAAAATCTTAAAAAACTTAGAAACACCACAAATAGCGAAGGAGTAAGCTCTAAAGATACGCACTATCTTTTAGCAAGTGCTTTGATAAAAAGCCTTAGAGGCAGCGATGTCGATGCGGCACTTTACTATCTTGCAAGGCTTATTGATGGGGGAGAGAGTGCAGATTTTATCGCGAGGCGTTTAGTGATATTTGCCAGTGAAGATATAGGAAATGCCGATAGTAAGGCTCTTATCTTAGCAACTTCGACACTTGAAGCGGTTAAAAATATAGGCTATCCAGAAGCTAGAATTATTTTAGCACAATGCGTCATTTATCTAGCTAGTGCTATGAAGTCAAATTCCAGCTATAAAGCCATTAATGAGGCATTGCATTTCGTAAGAAATAATCCACCTCTACCAATCCCAGCTTACTTAAACAATAACGCTCCACAAAGCAAGGATTATCTTTATCCACACGACTTTGGAGGATATGTCGAGCAAAAATACCTCAGCCAAGCCCTTAAATTCTACTATTCTAAAGGCATAGGCGAGGAAAAAATTTTATTAGAAAATTTACGAAAATTAAAATCTAACTAG
- a CDS encoding glycerophosphodiester phosphodiesterase family protein has protein sequence MKIVLYVLMLALTLSANPLLVAHRAGTADAPENTLAAIKLALKNKADVIWISVQLSKDKKFVLYRPSDLSALTDKQGKISQFDAKQLQNIHITKSPANKAIYSNDKLYIPLLEEVLKQFPRTQFYIDLKSPDANDKEQAKILLELLKKTKSLDRVRLYSTEDNYILALSKEIPSFATRGATRKKLADVSLTHFCKAEEQENVYYGLELERAVKVVEKFTLGEGVSETTLTWDNEAMECFGQNEGKVILFGINTPQAYEKAKVLKADGVMVDSPSLFKDR, from the coding sequence ATGAAAATAGTTTTGTATGTTTTAATGTTGGCTTTAACTTTATCGGCAAATCCACTGCTTGTTGCACATCGTGCTGGCACAGCTGATGCACCAGAAAATACACTTGCAGCAATTAAACTTGCTTTAAAAAACAAAGCCGATGTGATTTGGATTAGCGTGCAGCTGAGTAAGGATAAAAAATTCGTCCTTTATCGTCCTAGCGATTTGAGTGCCTTAACAGATAAGCAAGGTAAAATTTCTCAATTTGATGCCAAACAACTTCAAAACATTCATATTACAAAATCCCCAGCTAATAAAGCTATTTATAGTAATGACAAGCTTTATATTCCCTTGCTTGAAGAGGTTTTAAAGCAGTTTCCGCGAACGCAATTTTATATCGACCTTAAAAGTCCCGACGCCAACGATAAAGAGCAAGCTAAAATTTTGTTAGAACTTTTGAAAAAAACGAAGAGTTTGGATAGAGTGCGACTTTATTCCACTGAAGATAATTATATACTTGCTTTAAGTAAAGAAATACCAAGCTTTGCAACTAGAGGTGCAACTCGTAAAAAACTAGCCGATGTAAGTTTGACACATTTTTGCAAGGCAGAAGAGCAAGAAAATGTGTATTATGGTTTGGAACTTGAAAGAGCGGTTAAGGTGGTTGAGAAATTTACTCTAGGAGAGGGCGTGAGTGAAACGACTCTTACTTGGGATAATGAAGCTATGGAGTGTTTTGGACAAAATGAGGGCAAGGTGATACTTTTTGGCATCAACACTCCTCAAGCTTATGAAAAAGCAAAAGTGCTAAAAGCCGATGGCGTGATGGTAGATAGTCCTAGTTTATTTAAAGATAGGTGA
- the dsbI gene encoding disulfide bond formation protein DsbI — translation MCEINKTKNFYTLMCLAGFLIILLPVGIANLIFGYVLKDSPCTLCWGQREAMIFIGVIALFIVRYGLKGKYLAALLIMTAFGLYQSFAHFGNHAHRDLDQGFGLAVFGIHTYFWAEVVFWAVVLILGVIFAFAPKFSAFETEMAGEKFRQWTKFSFVAVLISTFIVASNVFQAFVSTGVPPYVGQGDPVRFTLNPKYIIWSDKGWSGLWQNISFLGKRDVKAPDYAFAPASEKLGIVFDNDSQNSPFTKIDEDLKIVSEQNISFDKPINTLDFIGGEFVASSKFDVAFMDENFNIKSAFELDPYFSATIDPIIGIIPYMQDKFLLMGSNKSFLRFAKNENADEVLQYADFIKGADKFEGQGKDLGRGRLDTVRAKFHHVASMTNDANYLYLATVPNNKNAKDFIISKVSLKDRVLSGEFSPKAALKEGKTLGDLYVSSMAFKDGKIYALSKNHNVIAVINPSKEEIVKVIAYPNTITNARSLFFKEGKIHILSYQDGENKLYVLEQKS, via the coding sequence ATGTGTGAAATCAATAAAACAAAAAATTTCTACACTTTAATGTGTTTAGCAGGCTTTTTAATCATACTTTTGCCTGTTGGTATTGCAAATTTAATTTTTGGTTATGTTTTAAAGGATAGCCCTTGCACACTTTGCTGGGGACAAAGAGAAGCGATGATTTTCATCGGCGTTATTGCTCTTTTTATCGTGCGTTATGGACTTAAGGGCAAATATTTGGCGGCTCTTTTGATTATGACAGCTTTTGGTCTTTATCAATCTTTCGCCCATTTTGGTAATCACGCTCACAGAGACTTAGATCAAGGCTTTGGCTTGGCTGTGTTTGGAATTCATACTTATTTTTGGGCTGAAGTTGTCTTTTGGGCTGTGGTGCTTATTTTGGGCGTGATTTTTGCTTTTGCACCGAAATTTAGTGCATTTGAGACAGAAATGGCAGGGGAAAAATTTAGACAATGGACTAAATTTAGTTTTGTCGCTGTTTTAATCAGCACTTTCATCGTAGCCTCTAATGTTTTTCAAGCTTTTGTTAGCACGGGTGTGCCTCCTTATGTTGGGCAAGGAGACCCTGTAAGATTCACTCTTAATCCAAAATACATCATTTGGAGCGATAAAGGCTGGAGCGGCTTATGGCAAAATATCTCTTTCTTAGGAAAACGCGATGTGAAAGCTCCCGATTATGCTTTCGCTCCTGCAAGTGAGAAACTAGGCATTGTTTTTGACAATGATAGCCAAAACTCTCCTTTTACAAAAATTGATGAAGATTTAAAAATCGTAAGTGAGCAAAATATTAGCTTTGATAAGCCAATTAACACGCTTGATTTTATAGGTGGGGAATTTGTGGCAAGTTCTAAATTTGATGTAGCATTTATGGACGAAAATTTTAATATCAAAAGTGCTTTTGAGCTTGACCCTTACTTCTCAGCGACTATTGATCCTATCATAGGCATTATTCCTTATATGCAAGATAAATTCTTACTTATGGGTTCAAATAAATCTTTCTTAAGATTTGCTAAAAATGAAAACGCCGATGAAGTTTTGCAATATGCAGATTTTATCAAAGGAGCGGATAAATTTGAAGGACAAGGCAAGGATTTAGGTCGTGGCAGACTTGATACAGTGCGTGCGAAATTTCACCATGTCGCTAGTATGACAAATGATGCAAATTACCTCTACCTAGCCACAGTGCCAAATAACAAAAACGCAAAAGACTTCATCATCTCTAAAGTTTCTCTAAAAGATAGAGTTCTTTCAGGCGAATTTAGTCCAAAAGCAGCACTTAAAGAAGGTAAAACTTTGGGTGATTTATATGTAAGCTCTATGGCGTTTAAAGATGGTAAAATTTACGCTTTAAGTAAAAATCATAATGTTATAGCCGTTATAAATCCTTCAAAAGAAGAGATTGTAAAGGTAATAGCTTATCCAAACACCATCACCAATGCAAGAAGCTTATTTTTTAAAGAAGGCAAGATTCACATTTTATCCTATCAAGATGGAGAAAATAAGCTTTATGTTTTAGAACAAAAATCCTAA
- the dba gene encoding disulfide bond formation protein Dba — MEFLELLLVLIALVLILAKPEKEKLAFGLVMVSWAIMIFYYVGHKSSAFLTIMNL; from the coding sequence ATGGAGTTTTTAGAACTTTTACTTGTTTTAATTGCCCTTGTTTTAATCCTAGCAAAACCAGAAAAAGAAAAACTTGCTTTTGGTTTAGTGATGGTATCTTGGGCTATTATGATTTTTTATTATGTTGGACACAAGTCCAGTGCGTTTTTGACAATTATGAACTTATAA
- a CDS encoding ABC transporter substrate-binding protein, giving the protein MRIIALILCFICALWASPKDTLIVAVENEASKINPAYSEDHDAVIGLIFSGLIRFDEDMKAKPDLAKSWSISKDGLVYELELRDDVLWHDGAKFSAKDVKFSLEAFKNPQNNAEIYVNFKDIEKIEILSDYKIKITLSRPFVGFLDSLSAGMLPSHLLENENLSTSEFNQNPVGTGAFKFEKWKKGEYVSLVANENFHLGKVKSKRLILRHINDANVVAVELKNGKIDAALIDSSLLKSFENDKKFKVLREKSADYRALMFNLENEFLKDKNVRLALNYAVNKQAIVDNILHGYGFIASHPLENSWAAPKEFKSYTYDVKKADELLQKAGFKKNEKGLYAKNGKILSFDIYTMSNDPLRVSLAGILQSEFKKFGVEVKVVAKPAGSFDYSKVDSFLIGWGSPYDPDFHTYRVFESSQDTNKNSSGWNFGHYNDKNADEALEKARNSLDPQERKKYYVQFINALYENPPFIFLTYLDFALVYKANLKGIKPRILGHHGVGFTWNIYEWSQN; this is encoded by the coding sequence ATGAGAATTATTGCGTTAATTTTATGCTTTATTTGTGCCTTATGGGCAAGTCCAAAAGATACGCTCATCGTAGCTGTGGAAAATGAAGCGTCTAAAATCAATCCCGCTTATAGTGAGGATCATGATGCGGTGATAGGTTTGATTTTTTCGGGTTTAATTCGCTTTGATGAAGATATGAAAGCAAAGCCTGATTTAGCAAAGTCTTGGAGCATTAGCAAGGACGGCTTAGTGTATGAGCTTGAGCTTAGAGATGATGTTTTGTGGCACGATGGGGCTAAATTTAGTGCTAAAGATGTGAAATTTAGCCTTGAAGCTTTTAAAAATCCTCAAAATAATGCCGAAATTTATGTCAATTTTAAGGATATTGAAAAGATAGAAATTTTAAGTGATTATAAGATCAAAATCACACTTTCGCGTCCCTTTGTCGGCTTTTTGGACTCTTTAAGTGCTGGTATGCTTCCTTCTCATTTGCTTGAAAATGAAAATTTAAGCACAAGTGAATTTAATCAAAATCCAGTCGGCACAGGCGCTTTTAAATTTGAAAAATGGAAAAAAGGCGAGTATGTCAGTTTGGTCGCAAATGAAAATTTTCATTTAGGAAAAGTGAAGAGTAAAAGACTGATTTTAAGGCATATTAACGATGCAAATGTCGTTGCTGTGGAGCTTAAAAATGGTAAGATTGATGCAGCTTTGATTGACTCTTCTTTATTAAAAAGCTTTGAAAATGATAAAAAATTTAAGGTTTTAAGAGAAAAATCGGCTGATTATAGGGCTTTAATGTTTAATTTGGAAAATGAATTTTTAAAAGATAAAAATGTCCGCTTAGCATTAAATTATGCAGTTAATAAACAAGCCATTGTTGATAATATCTTACACGGATACGGCTTCATCGCCTCACATCCCTTAGAGAATTCTTGGGCAGCACCTAAGGAATTTAAAAGCTATACTTATGATGTAAAAAAAGCTGATGAGCTTTTGCAAAAAGCAGGTTTTAAGAAAAATGAAAAAGGCTTGTATGCAAAAAATGGCAAAATTCTAAGTTTTGACATTTATACGATGAGCAATGACCCATTACGCGTGAGTTTGGCTGGAATTTTACAAAGTGAATTTAAGAAATTTGGAGTGGAAGTTAAGGTCGTGGCTAAACCTGCTGGAAGCTTTGATTATTCTAAAGTTGATAGTTTTTTAATAGGCTGGGGCAGTCCGTATGACCCTGACTTTCATACTTATAGAGTGTTTGAAAGCTCACAAGATACAAATAAAAATTCTTCAGGCTGGAATTTTGGGCATTATAATGACAAAAATGCCGATGAAGCTTTAGAAAAAGCAAGAAATTCACTAGATCCTCAAGAAAGAAAAAAATATTATGTCCAATTTATTAACGCTCTTTATGAAAATCCGCCCTTTATTTTTCTAACTTATTTGGATTTTGCTTTGGTTTATAAGGCGAATTTAAAGGGGATTAAGCCACGAATTTTAGGACATCACGGCGTAGGCTTTACTTGGAATATTTATGAGTGGAGTCAAAATTAG
- a CDS encoding ABC transporter permease, which produces MFKRLIFVVFIAFFSTFLCFSMLYFSKGSIAYAKGTNAISLEAKERLEKSFDLDKPLLKQYSSWLFKALRGDFGVSLIHGEKIVSLIKERFFNTLILSLSAFFVLFLASLTLGILCLLYPNSLLEKLIHILSMSFFALPSFALSLVFILFFAVFLQILPSSGTTDIGFEDDILNRINHLILPVCVLVLSHLAVFMQVAKTSLYQSYEKPFILSAYARGLSQIRIILHFTLKHALSPIISYFGACALSFMMSAYVVESVFAYGGLGNLMIESIIFKDYPVVLALVFVSVLLAGFFTFLADLICLFLNPRLRGIN; this is translated from the coding sequence GTGTTTAAACGCCTCATTTTTGTGGTATTTATCGCTTTTTTTAGCACCTTTTTATGTTTTAGTATGCTTTATTTTAGTAAGGGAAGCATAGCCTATGCAAAAGGCACAAATGCCATAAGCTTGGAGGCGAAAGAACGCCTTGAAAAAAGTTTTGATTTAGATAAGCCCTTATTAAAGCAGTATAGCTCTTGGCTTTTTAAAGCTTTAAGGGGGGATTTTGGCGTATCCTTAATCCACGGCGAGAAAATTGTAAGTCTTATTAAAGAACGCTTTTTTAATACGCTTATTTTAAGCTTGAGTGCGTTTTTTGTTTTATTTTTAGCTTCTTTAACACTTGGAATTTTATGCTTACTTTATCCTAATTCACTCTTAGAAAAGTTAATTCATATCCTTAGTATGAGTTTTTTTGCTCTACCTTCTTTTGCCTTATCTTTAGTTTTTATTTTGTTTTTTGCGGTATTTTTGCAAATTTTACCAAGCTCAGGCACCACAGATATAGGCTTTGAAGATGATATTTTAAATAGAATTAATCATTTAATTTTACCTGTTTGTGTTTTAGTTTTATCTCATTTAGCCGTTTTTATGCAAGTGGCTAAAACTTCGCTTTATCAAAGCTATGAAAAGCCCTTTATTTTGAGTGCTTATGCAAGAGGTCTTAGTCAAATAAGAATTATTTTACACTTTACATTAAAACACGCTCTAAGTCCTATTATTTCATATTTTGGAGCTTGTGCTTTAAGCTTTATGATGAGTGCTTATGTGGTGGAGAGTGTTTTTGCTTATGGAGGACTTGGGAATTTAATGATTGAAAGTATTATTTTTAAGGATTATCCTGTGGTTTTAGCTTTGGTTTTTGTTAGCGTTTTGTTAGCGGGATTTTTTACCTTTTTGGCTGATTTAATTTGTTTATTTCTTAATCCTCGCTTAAGGGGCATCAATTGA